The genome window GTGCTTCTAAACTAGAAAAAGCGTTGGATGTATTTAGTATAAATGTAACTGACAAAATTTCTGTTGATGTTGGTGCCTCAACAGGTGGATTTACAGATATTCTATTGAAAAAGGGAGCTTTAAAAGTTTATTCAATAGACGTTGGCCATGACCAGCTACATGAAAAACTAAGAAATAACCAAAAAGTAATAAATTTAGAAGGTATTAATTTTAGGTATATTGACATTAAATTATTTAAAGAATATGTCGATATAATAGCTGTAGACGTTTCCTTTATATCTTTAAAGCTTATTTTACCTAAAATTGTCGAAATTAGTCATATAAACACAGATATTATTGTTTTAATTAAACCACAATTTGAAGCAGGCAAAGGTAATGTTGGAAAAAATGGAGTAGTAAAAGATAAAAAAATACATTTAGTTGTTCTTAATAATTTTAACGAATATTGTAAAGATAACGGTTTATATATAAATAATATAACCTTTTCACCTATAAAAGGCGGTAATGGAAATATTGAATATTTAGCTTATTTAAAAAAAATATCAAAAACTAATTCAAATTTTAATTTTAGAAGCTTAATTAATGAAGCTTTTGATTTATTATAAATATAAGAGGTGACTAATAAAAAAGTACACGAGACAATCTAAAATTTTAGAACTGATATCAAAAAAAGAAGTGGAAACACAGGAAGAATTAGCTGATGGATTAAAATCCTTAGGCATTGATGTTACTCAAGCAACTATTTCAAGAGATATAAAAGAACTCAGATTAGTTAAAGTAATGTCTAAAAGTGGAAAATACAAATATGCAACAATTGGACAAAGCCAAGAAGGAATTACTGACAGATTAAATAAAATATTTGAAAATTCTGTTGTAAATATTGATTCGGCCGTTAATTTAATAATTATTAAAACAATACCAGGAGCTGCACAAATATGTGCATCTGCAATTGATTATATGGGTATTGATGAAATAGTAGGAACTTTAGCAGGTGATGATACTGTTTTTGTTGCTATTAAACAAGTAAGTGATGTAGAATATGTATTACAGGAATTTAAGAAGAATATAAGATAATGGTGATAATATGCTGCTTAAATTAAATATTAGCAATTTTGCTGTATTTGAAAAAGAGTCCATTGATTTTGAAAATGGATTTAATGTTTTTACTGGAGAAACTGGTTCTGGAAAATCTATTTTAATTGAAGCACTGTCTCTTATATTAGGAGAGAGAGCATCAAAAGATTTTATTAGAAAAGGAAAAAAAAGCTCGCTATTAGAGGCTATTTTTGATATTTCACAAAATAAAAACCTTGAAAATTTTTTAGATTTGATAAATATAGAAATTGATGATAATGACTTTTTAATAATTTCTAGAGAAATAATGGATAATGGGAAAAGCATTAATAAAATAAATGGAAGAACTGTTCCATTAAATACAATAAAAGAAATTGGCAGCTATTTAATTGACATATATGGTCAATTTGACAATGAAAGTTTATTTAAAAAAGAAAATCATATTAAAATGTTAGATAGCTTAATAGATAGGGATTTAAGTCCACTTAATGATAAGTATAAATACTTGTATAAAAGTTATAATAAAAAATGTGAAGAAATAAAATATATTCAAGAAAAACTAATCAATAAAGATATAAAAATAGAGCAACTTCAATATGAATTAAATGAAATTGATGATGCAAATATACAGCAGTTTGAAGAAGAAAAATTACTTAATGAAATTAAAAAACTTTCGAATGTACAAGAAATTAAAACTTCTCTATACGAAGTTTATAATATTTTAAGTTCGGATAGTAATTCATCTGTTAACAGCTTAAACAAAGTATACAGTATTTTAAATAAAGTCAAAAATTTTGATGATGGATTACATGACTTATTCCCAAGATTGGAACTTTTAATAGAAGAGTTACAATCATTAATATACGATATACGAAATTATTCTGAAGGTCTTGATGTAGATGATGAACGTCTATTAACTATAGAAAACAGAATTTCTCTTATTAATAGACTTAAAAGAAAATATGGATTTAATTTAGAAAAAATTTTAGAATATAGAAATTCTGTAGAAAAAGAACTAAATATAATTAAAGATGCTGAAAAAAATTTAAATGAATTAAATATAGAAAAAGAACAATTATTTAAATCAATAAAAACATGTGCAGATAAAATTTCTAATAAAAGAAAAGATGCCGCAATTATTTTGGAAAAAAATTTGCTAAAAGAGCTACATGATTTAAATATGAAAAATATTAAATTTAAAGTTAATATAATTAAAAAACCAGATTTTTCACCTGATGGAATAGATTCAGTAGAATTTTTGATATCAACCAATATTGGTAGTGATTTAAATTCAGTACAAAAGGTAGTATCAGGTGGAGAAGCATCTAGAATTATGTTAGCTTTTAAAAAAATAAGCTGTGAAACCGATAATAGTCAAACTATGGTTTTTGATGAAATAGATGCTGGAATAAGTGGTAAAACAGCTCAAATGGCGGGCATAAAGATGAATTACATATCAAAAAATCATCAAGTAATTTGTGTAACTCATTCACCTCAAATAGCATCAATAGCAAAAAAGCATTTTCTAATTGAAAAAGGCATTTCTGAAAATAACACTTTCAGCACTGTGAAAAGAATTTATAATAAAGATAAAATATATGAAATTGCACGATTGTTAAGCGGCATGAAGGTAACTGAAAAATCTTTAAGCAATGCGAAGGAATTAATTGAGATTAGCGACAATATGTAAAAATATATTAAAAACACTTGTAAAATATAAAAATTCACAAAAGATTTATATGTATAAAACAAGTGTCATATGGAGAAGTTAAGAATAAAACTTGAAGGAGAATTAGATGAAACACGCTAAAAGAGTTTTATTCTTTATTTTTTTTATTACAGTATTATTTATAGCTGTTTTTTTTGGTTATGATTTAAAAACCAATCCATATAAATTTCTAACTAAAAATAATGATTTGGTTGTTGAAGCTGAAGCAAAATATATAATTCCAGGTGGTCAAACTATAGGTGTTGAATTAAAAACAGAAGGTATTTTAGTGGTAGGATTAGCTGATATAGTAAATACTGATAAAGTTTCTACTTCACCAGCAAAATTGGCTGGTATGCAAATTGGAGATAAGATTTTAAGTATTGATTCTATTAGATTTGAAGATGCAGAAGATATTATAAAATATACTGAAAGTAAAGGAATTAAAGATTATTCAATAACATATGAAAGAGAGGGTAAAATATACAATTGTAATATTACACCTGTGCAAATATATAAAAGCAATGAAATAAAGTTTGGATTTTGGGCCAGAGATGATATTGCAGGAATTGGTACGGTAACATTTGTAGATCCTGAAACAGGTAGATTTAGTGCAATTGGACATGGAATAGCTGATGCAGATACAGGTAAATTAATAGACATAAAAACAGGAGTAATTTCAAAAGCAAATATAACAAGTATAAAGTTAGGCAAAAAAGGTGAACCGGGTGAAATTATTGGTTATATATTAAGAGACGAAAAAAGTCTTGGAACCGTAGAAAATAACACAAATTTTGGTGTTTATGGAAATATTAATAAAAATGGTATGAATTATTTTAAAAATGACTTAATTGAAGTTGGATCAAAAGAGGAAATGACTTTAGGTCCAGCAGAAATATATTCCTGCGTTAATAATGAAACTAAAATATATAATATAGAAGTTACTAAAATATTTTATCAAAATAAACCTGATGAAAAAAGTTTTGTGATAAAAATAGTAGATGATGAACTCTTAGGGTTAACTAATGGTATAATTCAAGGAATGAGTGGTTGTCCTGTGGTTCAAAATAATAAAATTGTTGGAGCTGTTACACATGTTTTTATGAATGATCCTACAAAGGGATATGGTATATATATAGAGTGGATTTTTAATGAATTTAATAGTAATGAAAAGCTTGAAATATAAAAAAACGCAGTTTTCTTCAAATATCCGTATATTTTTGTATAGCAATAATATATTATTTATAAAGGAAGTTAAAAATAGTTTTTATTTAGAAAAAATACTATTATAATAGAATTTTTTAAAGGATTTAAATTATTTTTAGAAAAAAAAAGGGTTTTTTATATTTTAAGCGTATAATATAAGTGAGCAATTAATTTATTATTAGGGGGAAAAAATGATAAAAAAGGTTAATGTTGTAATTGCGGACGACAATAAAGAGTTTAGACTTATTTTAAAGGATTTCTTGATGAGCAAAAATATGTTTGATGTTGTAGAAATGGCAGAAGACGGAATAAAAGCCATTGAGGCTGTAGAGGAATATGAGCCAGATATATTAATATTAGACATTATAATGCCTCATCTAGATGGATTGGGGGTGTTAGAAAAACTACACAAAAAGGAATTGAAAAAATATCCGAAAGTAATAGTTTTATCAGCTGTTGGACATGATAAGGTTACACAAAGAGCAATTAATATGGGAGTAGATTATTATATAGTAAAACCATTTAATTTTGAATCATTCGCAGAAAGATTGATTCAGATATCTGAATTTGAAACATCGAGAGTTCAAAGTAAAAATCAAGAAATAGCATATAAGGAAAAAGTTAGTGCAGAAGTTAGTTTAGAAGTTAAAATAACTGAAATTTTGCATGAAGTTGGAGTTCCAGCTCACATTAAAGGTTATCAGTACCTGAGAACATCTATCCTTGATGTAGTTAATAATATTGATTTATTAGGTGCCATAACAAAGGAATTATATCCTATGATTGCTAAAGAATATAATACAACATCTAGTAGAGTTGAAAGAGCAATTCGCCATGCTATAGAAGTTGCTTGGACTAGAGGTAAAATTGAAACTATTAACAACATATTTGGATATACAATTCACAACAATAAAGGTAAACCAACTAATTCAGAGTTTATAGCAATGATAGCTGATAAACTTAGATTAGAACAAAAGGTATCTTAAATTCTAATAAATAAAATTATATGCATACTCCTTGTTTTGACTATAAAACAAGGAGTTTTTAAAAATAATCAATTTGTTAAATAACTTGACAAAAACATTTATTATTATTACAATTAAGCAGATACTATTAAACTATTGAATAAAATTAAATGGAATTGCATATGGATAGGAGGCAATTTTGAATAAAGAAATAACTGTAAAAAGCGAAAAAATTTTTGAAGGAAAAATACTTAACTTAAGAATTGATACAGTTGAACTAGAAAATCAAAAATATGCAAAAAGAGAAATAGTTGAACATAAGGGAGCCTCTGCTATAATTGCATTAACTGAAAAGAATGAGATAATTTTAGTTCGACAATATAGAAAAGCTGTAGAAGACTTTTTATATGAATTGCCGGCAGGCATAATCAACTTAGCAGAAGAACCAGAGGAATGTGCAGCACGAGAACTGAGGGAAGAAACAGGTTTTGAAGCTAAAAAAATTACAAAAGTCTTTGAATTTTATTCTTCACCTGGGTTTTCAAATGAAAAAGTTCATTTGTACATGGCAGAGGATTTAACATATGTATCAACTAAATTTGATGAAGATGAATTTATTGAAATATCAACATTTAGTAAAGAAGAAGCAAGGAAAATGTTAGAGACCAATAGTATTACTGATAGCAAGACTTTATTAGGATTATTATATTGGTTAAATTCATGATAGTACGAATTAAATCTCCTGTACAAGCATATTATTAAGTAAAGCTTTCAGGAGGTTTTTTTTATGAATAGAACATTAAAGAAGTTAATTTTCTCAGAAAAAAAAAGATTATTAACTCTTGTTGTTATTTTTGTAATAGCACTTATGCTTTCTGCATTAATTTTTCTTGTAACAGAGCATGATAATTTTGCAAGTATTAATTATTTAAGCATAAGTAAAATGACGTTAACAGAAATATTTCTAAAAACTTTGAAAAAAAATTTAATTTATTTTATATCTATTATTCTACTTACTTGTATTGGAAAAAGTAATATTATTAATGGTTTATTTGGACTAATTTCAATTTACTACGGATTATCAGTTATATATATGATTAGAGCTATGCAATTTAATAAAGTCTACTTCATATTTATATTTACTGACTATTTTATTTTCTTCCCACTTCTTTTTTATTTTACATATATTTCAAGCTCTGTATCAAAATATACAAAAAAAACAAAAAATGTAGAGACTATTTCACATAAATTTGATATAATTATATCTAGTTACATTAAATTATCATTTATATATATAGGGATTATTATTGCATATAGTTTTAGTTACAGTTATTTTATTTTATTATTAAGTAGATTGTTGGTGAGATAATGAATAATTATATTGAAATTTACAAAAGATATCTAAATTCTAAGAATTTAAGCGTGAATACTGTGAGTTCATATATCTATGATCTGAAAAGTTTTAACAACTATTTAGAAAATAATTATTATATCGAAATTATTAATACAAAAAAAGCACAAATATTAACTTACCTTGTTGATTTACAGAAACAAGGTAAAAGCTCATCAACTATTGCAAGAACAATTTCTGCATTGAAAAATTTTTTTAATTATTTAAAGATGGAGAAAATTATTATTGAAAATCCTGCTATGAGTATACATAGCCCTAAACAAGTTAAGAAAATACCATCTATTTTGTCCGAGAATGAAATAAACATTTTGATGAATCTACCAGATATAAACACTTTTAAAGGAAGTAGAGACAATGCTATATTGGAACTTTTGTATTCATCAGGTATTAAAGTTACAGAATTAATAAACATCAATACTAAAGATGTAAATTTAAATGCAGGAATAATTACTATAAAAGGTGCTAAAGAACGTATACTTCCATTAAGCAAATATTCAAAGAAAGCCATTATTAATTACATAAACAATTTTAGAAATAATAAATGTAAAGAAGATAATGATTTCTTATTTATTAATATATATGGAGGTTCTATTTCTCGTCAAGGAATTTGGAAAACACTGAAATTTTATGAAAAGCAAATGGATTTGAATAAAGAATTATCTCCACAAGTATTGAGAAATTCTTTTGCCGTTCATTTGATTTCCCACGGAGCAGATCTTTGCACTGTACAAGATCTACTTGGTTTAACAAGTTTAGGGGCAACACAGAATTATATGCAAAACATAGAATATAAATCACTTGAAGTTTTTGAAAGAACATTTCCAAGAGCATAGATAAAACATAGATAAGGAGTAGACAAATGATAAAAAGAGTAATTTTAATAGTTTTAGACAGTGTCGGTATAGGAGAATTGCCAGATGCTGCCCAATATGGTGATATCGGTAGCAATACAGTAAAAAATATTTATAAAAATATAGACGGTTTTGCTTTACCTAATTTAGAAAAATTAGGGCTTTTAAATATCGAAGGTCTAAAAGAAATAAAAAAAGCTGATGAATTTGACGCAACAGTTGGCAGATGTAATGAGAAATCAAATGGAAAGGATACAACTACGGGTCATTGGGAAATTAGTGGTATAGTATTAGACAAACCATTCCCTACATACCCTAATGGTTTTCCTGATGAAATAATTAAAGTTGTGTTTTTTTCAGTTATAGTAATATTTACAATAATACTTAAGGATGTATTATCGCTTAAAAATATGCTTAATAATGATTTTGCCAGATTTAAAACTATAACAGAGGATATTAATGCTATATTTTTAGCAGCGATGCTTACCTTCGGCAAGTTAAGTATATTGCAATTTTTTCAAACATATTTGAATTATATAATTGGTATAACAACTCAATTTATATATAGCTTTACAGATATTATAACGCTGATTATGATTTCAATTATTTTAATTAATAATTCAAGTAAATTAATTAATGCAAAGTTGCTTTACAAATTTTTAAAAAAGGGAACATTATTAATTTTGTCAGGTTATATTATTATTGTAGTCATAAATTTTTCTGTACAAGGATATATATTATATAAAACAGATAATATTTTTATAAGTTCTATAAAAGCTTTATCTCCTTCATCAATTCCTGTTGTTGGAAACGCAGTTACTAGTTTTTTTGGAGTTTTCCTTAAAAGTTTACTGATGATTAAGGATGTTTTAGGAATAATAGTCATTATATTTATTATTTCTGCTTTCGGAGGATCACTAATTAAAATGATATTAGTTTTAATTATGTATAAATCTACAGCAGTAATTGTTGAACCTTTTAATGATAATATATCCAAGCTCATTTATGAAATGGCTGATATATTTTTCATATATTTAATTTGCTTGATTACACCAATTGTAATAACAACTGTATACTACTCTGTTTTATTAAACTTTATGAATAATATTTTTGGATAGCCTATGAAAAATATAATAGTAAATATATTAATTTTAGTAATGATGTTCAACATAATAATGTTAATATTTCCGGAAGGGAAAACTCAAAAATTTTGTAGATTAATAATAAAAATTTTTATTATAGTTTATATTATCAATAATATATTTTTTAATGGAAGCATTGTTTTTGAAGATTTACTTCAAGATGTTCCCGTTTCTTCCTATTCATATCAAAGAGAAATTAACATTGAAAATGTGGATAAAGAATTTATTGATAAGATAAACAATAATACTTTTGACGGAGAGGAAGTGATTAAAGATATAACCCTTAACTTTACAGAGGATATGGATATAAAAGCTGTTATAACACTAAACAAATTCTTAAATATAGAAGAATCTTCTCAATTTAAAAAAGTAATAGCAGAAATTTTTAATATCAATACTGAAAATATTGAAATCGACTGATGAAAAAGTAGGAAAGGATAGGAAGCTTTATGTCTATGTTAAACACCATTTTTAATATCTTCAAAGAAAATAAAAAATTAGTTTATGCAGTTAACATTTTTATATTATTAGTGATTATATCCTTGATATTAAAGTTTAATACTACAAATTTGATTAGTAGTAATACCTCCGAAAAT of Sedimentibacter sp. MB31-C6 contains these proteins:
- the spo0A gene encoding sporulation transcription factor Spo0A, which codes for MIKKVNVVIADDNKEFRLILKDFLMSKNMFDVVEMAEDGIKAIEAVEEYEPDILILDIIMPHLDGLGVLEKLHKKELKKYPKVIVLSAVGHDKVTQRAINMGVDYYIVKPFNFESFAERLIQISEFETSRVQSKNQEIAYKEKVSAEVSLEVKITEILHEVGVPAHIKGYQYLRTSILDVVNNIDLLGAITKELYPMIAKEYNTTSSRVERAIRHAIEVAWTRGKIETINNIFGYTIHNNKGKPTNSEFIAMIADKLRLEQKVS
- a CDS encoding NUDIX hydrolase codes for the protein MLNKEITVKSEKIFEGKILNLRIDTVELENQKYAKREIVEHKGASAIIALTEKNEIILVRQYRKAVEDFLYELPAGIINLAEEPEECAARELREETGFEAKKITKVFEFYSSPGFSNEKVHLYMAEDLTYVSTKFDEDEFIEISTFSKEEARKMLETNSITDSKTLLGLLYWLNS
- a CDS encoding arginine repressor, producing the protein MKKYTRQSKILELISKKEVETQEELADGLKSLGIDVTQATISRDIKELRLVKVMSKSGKYKYATIGQSQEGITDRLNKIFENSVVNIDSAVNLIIIKTIPGAAQICASAIDYMGIDEIVGTLAGDDTVFVAIKQVSDVEYVLQEFKKNIR
- a CDS encoding TlyA family RNA methyltransferase, translating into MEKNRLDVYLFITGLAESREKAKKLISNKMVYVNNNLITKPSLKIDENSTIYIKNTDNYVGRGASKLEKALDVFSINVTDKISVDVGASTGGFTDILLKKGALKVYSIDVGHDQLHEKLRNNQKVINLEGINFRYIDIKLFKEYVDIIAVDVSFISLKLILPKIVEISHINTDIIVLIKPQFEAGKGNVGKNGVVKDKKIHLVVLNNFNEYCKDNGLYINNITFSPIKGGNGNIEYLAYLKKISKTNSNFNFRSLINEAFDLL
- the spoIVB gene encoding SpoIVB peptidase, whose amino-acid sequence is MKHAKRVLFFIFFITVLFIAVFFGYDLKTNPYKFLTKNNDLVVEAEAKYIIPGGQTIGVELKTEGILVVGLADIVNTDKVSTSPAKLAGMQIGDKILSIDSIRFEDAEDIIKYTESKGIKDYSITYEREGKIYNCNITPVQIYKSNEIKFGFWARDDIAGIGTVTFVDPETGRFSAIGHGIADADTGKLIDIKTGVISKANITSIKLGKKGEPGEIIGYILRDEKSLGTVENNTNFGVYGNINKNGMNYFKNDLIEVGSKEEMTLGPAEIYSCVNNETKIYNIEVTKIFYQNKPDEKSFVIKIVDDELLGLTNGIIQGMSGCPVVQNNKIVGAVTHVFMNDPTKGYGIYIEWIFNEFNSNEKLEI
- a CDS encoding stage III sporulation protein AE — protein: MKRVILIVLDSVGIGELPDAAQYGDIGSNTVKNIYKNIDGFALPNLEKLGLLNIEGLKEIKKADEFDATVGRCNEKSNGKDTTTGHWEISGIVLDKPFPTYPNGFPDEIIKVVFFSVIVIFTIILKDVLSLKNMLNNDFARFKTITEDINAIFLAAMLTFGKLSILQFFQTYLNYIIGITTQFIYSFTDIITLIMISIILINNSSKLINAKLLYKFLKKGTLLILSGYIIIVVINFSVQGYILYKTDNIFISSIKALSPSSIPVVGNAVTSFFGVFLKSLLMIKDVLGIIVIIFIISAFGGSLIKMILVLIMYKSTAVIVEPFNDNISKLIYEMADIFFIYLICLITPIVITTVYYSVLLNFMNNIFG
- a CDS encoding tyrosine-type recombinase/integrase, with the protein product MNNYIEIYKRYLNSKNLSVNTVSSYIYDLKSFNNYLENNYYIEIINTKKAQILTYLVDLQKQGKSSSTIARTISALKNFFNYLKMEKIIIENPAMSIHSPKQVKKIPSILSENEINILMNLPDINTFKGSRDNAILELLYSSGIKVTELININTKDVNLNAGIITIKGAKERILPLSKYSKKAIINYINNFRNNKCKEDNDFLFINIYGGSISRQGIWKTLKFYEKQMDLNKELSPQVLRNSFAVHLISHGADLCTVQDLLGLTSLGATQNYMQNIEYKSLEVFERTFPRA
- the recN gene encoding DNA repair protein RecN, with translation MLLKLNISNFAVFEKESIDFENGFNVFTGETGSGKSILIEALSLILGERASKDFIRKGKKSSLLEAIFDISQNKNLENFLDLINIEIDDNDFLIISREIMDNGKSINKINGRTVPLNTIKEIGSYLIDIYGQFDNESLFKKENHIKMLDSLIDRDLSPLNDKYKYLYKSYNKKCEEIKYIQEKLINKDIKIEQLQYELNEIDDANIQQFEEEKLLNEIKKLSNVQEIKTSLYEVYNILSSDSNSSVNSLNKVYSILNKVKNFDDGLHDLFPRLELLIEELQSLIYDIRNYSEGLDVDDERLLTIENRISLINRLKRKYGFNLEKILEYRNSVEKELNIIKDAEKNLNELNIEKEQLFKSIKTCADKISNKRKDAAIILEKNLLKELHDLNMKNIKFKVNIIKKPDFSPDGIDSVEFLISTNIGSDLNSVQKVVSGGEASRIMLAFKKISCETDNSQTMVFDEIDAGISGKTAQMAGIKMNYISKNHQVICVTHSPQIASIAKKHFLIEKGISENNTFSTVKRIYNKDKIYEIARLLSGMKVTEKSLSNAKELIEISDNM